A genomic stretch from Drosophila biarmipes strain raj3 unplaced genomic scaffold, RU_DBia_V1.1 ptg000005l, whole genome shotgun sequence includes:
- the LOC127011708 gene encoding uncharacterized protein LOC127011708, translating into MTNFHRRNESADTTRGSGFIGVRMELSNSSRNRDKVRWTRGDNTGQEPTQWVARGEAISSSRRTGNRVRRHSEVHGGRASQFQNHDRNVEHGRASNNDEGRQTNKTAILPTTSDVIGTDPPLTVRELRQYLGVASWYRRFVPDFAKIVKPLNDLLRKGNKWVWTLQHQSAFEEVKARLVADPYWRARILKNHLSCKRTQVITVLGPFDPGN; encoded by the coding sequence atgacaaattttcaccgccgcaacgagtctgctgatactaccaggggtagtggattcattggtgttaggatggaactttctaactcaagtcggaaccgagataaggtgcgctggacacgaggtgataataccggccaggaaccgacacaatgggtggctcgaggagaggctatcagTAGCAGTCGTAGAACAGGAAACAGAGTacgacgacacagcgaagttcatggaggcagagctagccagtttcaaaaccatgacaggaacgtcgaacatggcagagcatcaaataacgatgaaggacgacaaaccaataaaacagcgatactacctaCTACTAGCGACGtaataggcacggatccgccgttaacagttagagagctccgacagtacctgggagtagcatcatggtatcggcgatttgtacctgacttcgcaaaaatagtcaaacctctcaacgatctgctgcgcaagggcaacaagtgggtgtggacactgcaacatcagtcggcattcgaagaggtaaaggccaggctggtggcagacccctactggcgtgcccggattttgaaaaaccatttgtcctgcaaacggacgcaagtgattacggtattggggccatttgacccaggaaactga
- the LOC127011710 gene encoding uncharacterized protein LOC127011710, which translates to METRAATHAEVRTAAGGRVAPAPDKPQYQPREPVGHHVRTDIPAAHLTHSIRTFVVEDVRWRQQTAVWTWPEGPADEKATVDEPRIWEETGPRVSLLDPRTRGRPDLWTPPTPSTRPSTPGSGPTTPAGTRNAAEPQERGPWKWPEPTGGGRPSLKRQHSAPVVSESAARP; encoded by the coding sequence ATGGAGACCCGCGCGGCCACCCACGCCGAGGTTCGAACGGCCGCCGGCGGCAGAGTCGCACCTGCGCCGGACAAGCCCCAGTACCAACCCAGAGAGCCGGTAGGACACCACGTCCGAACGGACATCCCGGCGGCGCACTTGACCCATAGCATTCGGACGTTCGTGGTTGAAGACGTGAGGTGGCGGCAACAGACGGCCGTCTGGACGTGGCCGGAGGGCCCCGCGGATGAGAAGGCGACGGTGGATGAGCCCCGGATTTGGGAGGAGACGGGACCTCGGGTGAGCCTGCTGGATCCTAGGACCCGTGGCCGGCCGGACCTGTGGACCCCGCCGACACCGAGTACGCGGCCATCGACGCCAGGTAGTGGGCCAACGACACCGGCGGGGACACGAAACGCGGCGGAGCCTCAGGAGCGGGGGCCGTGGAAATGGCCGGAACCGACGGGAGGTGGAAGGCCAAGTTTGAAGCGGCAACATTCGGCGCCCGTGGTGTCCGAATCGGCGGCGCGTCCTTAG